The Microlunatus soli genome contains the following window.
CTTCTGACCCTGCTGTGAGGTTGTCTCACTGATATGTCTGTGTCATCAACCGCGTCACGGTCGAGCGTCGTGCTGCCCTGGGTCCGGACGGTCGTCCGGGTCGGACTCGGTGTGGTCTGGATCGTCGCCGGTGCGACCAAGATCGGTGACCCCGCCCAGTCGGTCGCGGCTGTCCGTGCCTACGAGCTGCTGCCCGACACGCTGGCACAGCTGCTCGGCTGGGCGCTGCCGTACCTGGAGATCCTGCTCGGCCTGGTGCTGATCAGCGGACTGTTCACCCGGTGGTCCGCAGCGTTGAGCGGGTTGCTGCAGTTGGCGTTCGTGATCGGCCTGATCCAGGCCTGGGCGCGCGGCCTGAACATCGACTGCGGCTGTTTCAGCGCCGGCGGTCAGGTCGCCGAGGGACAGACCACCTACGGGCTCGATCTGGCCCGCGACCTGGTGTTCCTGGCAGCGGCGGTGTGGCTGTTCCTGCAGCCGGTGACCCGGTTGAGCCTGGACGCCGTGACCGGCGGTTTCGACCAGCCCCATCAGCTCGACCGAGCCTGACCTGTTCGATAAGGAGAATGCATGAGCCCGGACGCCAACCGCTCCAACGGAGGCAAGAAGAAGCCGCCGAAGGCAGCCGGCAGCAACGCCAGGGAACGTGCCCGGGTCGCGGCCCAACAGCAGGCACTGAAGAAGAAGCGGCGCAACCTCGGTCTGCTGATCCTGGCGATCGTCGTGGTCGCTGCGGCGGTCGGCATCGGCATCGGTTACGCCACCAACTTCGGCAAGCCGACCGCGAGCAGCTACACCGGCAAGGGCTGGGGGCCGGTCACCATCACCGACGGCAAGCCGATCGTGCTCGGCGAGCCGAACGCCAAGAACACCATCAAGCTGTACGAGGACTTCCGCTGCCCGCACTGTGCACAGTTCGAGAACAAGCTCGGCGGCACCATCACCGACCTGCAGAAGAAGGGTGACGTCAAGGTCGAGCTGTACGTACTGACCGTGATCGACAACGAGGACGGCCAACAGGGGTCGCTGCGGTCGGGCAATGCGATGGCCGCCGCGGCCGCGGCAGGCTTCGGCGAGGCCTACTACAACGCGCTGTACGAGAACTACGGCAAGAACTGGACCAACGAGCAGCTGATCGACCTGGGCAAACAGGTCGGCGGCGATCAGGCGAACGACCAGTTCGTCCAGGCGGTGAACAGCATGAAGTACCAGTCCTGGATGAACTCCGCGGCCCAGCAGGCCACCTCCGATCAGGTCTCCGGCACTCCGACGGTCTTCATCAACGACACCGTGAAGCCCGACGCTGCCGAGTGGACGCCCCAGCAGTTGCGCGATGCCGTCAACCAGGCCTCCTAGCTCGGGCGGCAATTCGTCGCGGAAGAACCGGGCTGGAAAGAACCTGCCCCGAAACAACACGGCCCGAAAGAACCAGCCTCGGCCTGCCGGGGCGACCTCCTCGGCGCGGTCGACGCAGCAGCAGGCCCGGCTCGCCGAACAGCAGGCGGACCGGCGCCGGCAGCGGCTGATCCTGGCGGCCGTTGTGGTCGGCCTGGTCCTGG
Protein-coding sequences here:
- a CDS encoding DoxX family protein — translated: MSVSSTASRSSVVLPWVRTVVRVGLGVVWIVAGATKIGDPAQSVAAVRAYELLPDTLAQLLGWALPYLEILLGLVLISGLFTRWSAALSGLLQLAFVIGLIQAWARGLNIDCGCFSAGGQVAEGQTTYGLDLARDLVFLAAAVWLFLQPVTRLSLDAVTGGFDQPHQLDRA
- a CDS encoding DsbA family protein, whose amino-acid sequence is MSPDANRSNGGKKKPPKAAGSNARERARVAAQQQALKKKRRNLGLLILAIVVVAAAVGIGIGYATNFGKPTASSYTGKGWGPVTITDGKPIVLGEPNAKNTIKLYEDFRCPHCAQFENKLGGTITDLQKKGDVKVELYVLTVIDNEDGQQGSLRSGNAMAAAAAAGFGEAYYNALYENYGKNWTNEQLIDLGKQVGGDQANDQFVQAVNSMKYQSWMNSAAQQATSDQVSGTPTVFINDTVKPDAAEWTPQQLRDAVNQAS